GGGGTTGGCCCCAACCGATAAAGCGCTGCCAGCTGTTGGCCGAGGGCGGCTGATTGAGCCTCGCGGTCTGCCTCAAGGCGGTCGCGATGCGTGCGAAGCTGATCGGTTTCCTCATTGAGCTTGCGGCGCTCGCTTTGCAACTGGTCGAGACGCTGGTGGGTCTCGGCGAGCTCGGTTTCGACCTCGCGCAGCTCGCGTTTGGCCCCCTCGCGAGCTTCATTGGTTTCGCTCAAGCGCTCGGAAAGCGCCTCGATCGCCTGGCCAAGGTTATCCAGCTGCTGGCGCGCCTGGGTTTCGCTGGGCTGGGCAGCGCCATGTGTGGCGTATAACAGCGCTACCCCAGCCGCTATGCCGACAAGTCGTCGCATGAAGCGGATTAACCGAAGGTGATCAATGGGTGGCCGGTCATCGCTTGAGGCACCTCTTGATTCATCATGCGCAAAAGCGTCGGGGCAAGATCACACAGCCGACCATCCTCCAGCGTCCCTGAGCGTTCCCCCACGTAAACCAGCGGCACCATAAAGGTGGTGTGAGCGGTTTGCGGTGCGCCGGTCTCGGGATGAACCATCTGCTCGGCGTTGCCATGATCAGCGGTAATCAGGCAGGCCCCGCCTGCGCGCTCAATGGCCTCGACCACTCGACCTGCACAGGTATCGACGGTTTCGATGGCTTTTACCGCGGCGTCAAAGTCACCGGTGTGGCCCACCATGTCGCCGTTGGCGTAGTTGCATACCATCAGGTCGAAGCGGCCGCTATCAATGGCCTCAACCAACTTGTCGGTAATCTCGACGGCGCTCATTTCAGGCTTTTCGTCGTAGGTTTTCACGTCCCGCGGTGAGGGGACGAGAATGCGCTCTTCGCCTTCATACTCGGCTTCATTGCCGCCCGAAAAGAAGAAAGTGACGTGGGGGTATTTTTCAGTTTCGGCAATGCGCAGCTGTTTCAAACCGCGTTGGGCCACCACTTCACCCAGAGTGTCGTTGAGATCCGAGGGCGGGAAGGCGGCCGGCGCGGGAATATCGGCGGCATATTGGGTCATCATGACCAGCCCATCTCCCGCGAGTTTGGGGCAAGCGCGCCGCTCGAAACCATTGAAGTCAGGCTCGACTAAGGCGCGGGTCAGTTCGCGAGCCCGGTCCGATCGGAAGTTAAGGAAAATTGCCGCGTCGCCATCCTGTAATGTGATGGCCTGATCATTGTAGCCGTCGCCCAGCGGAACACTGCTGGCGGCCACAAATTCATCGGTTTCACCACGCTCGTAGGCATCACGCAACGCCGTTTCAGCGCTGGTGGCATAGTAATCGGCGTGGCCGTCAGTGAGCAGGCGGTAGGCTTGCTCAACACGCTCCCAGCGGTTGTCGCGATCCATGGCGTAAAAGCGACCGATAATCGAGGCAACAAAGCCGTTATCGGCGCCTACCAGTTCAGCCAGGCGGGCGTTGGCGCGTTCTATGGAGCGCAGCGCACTTTGTGGCGGCATATCCCGGCCGTCCAGGAAGGCGTGCACATAGATACGCTGGGCTCCGCGACGGGCCGCCAGTTCCGCCATGGCAATAAAGTGGTCCTCGTGACTGTGAACGCCGCCGGGCGAGAGCAGACCCAGTAGGTGTACGGGGCGTCCGTTGGCCACTGCCTCGTCGATGGGCTGGGTGAGCACCTCGATGGTGTCCAGGTCGCCGTCTTCAATCGCTTTGGTGATGCGAGTAAAGTCCTGGTAAACAATGCGCCCGGCGCCCAGGTTCATGTGGCCTACTTCGGAGTTGCCCATTTGCCCGTCAGGTAGCCCGACGTGGCGCCCATCGGTGTGAACAAAGGCATGCGGCCGGTCAGCCCAGAGTTTATCCATTACCGGGGTGTTGGCGGCGGCCACCGCATTGTGCGCACTGTCGGGGTTATGGCCGTAGCCATCTAAAATAATCAACGCGACGGGGCGGGGAGTGCTTGCAGTGTCCATTAAATTCTCCTAATAAGTGGCAAACCGAACGACGTTGGGCAGATCGGGGTCGCGGCTAACGCATGCTTGGGGCATCATAACGCAGCCAGTGGCTAAGCGTCATGGCTCGGGCCTGCGCGCGCTGCCGTCAGACGTGTATACTTGTCGCGTTTTAATGGTGACAACGCCGCTTTTTTTCCGTATTGACCAAGAGATTGTGTCGCAATGATCGATCAGCTGTTCGAATTCGTAATGAATCATCCCCTATTGGTGGGGGCGTTTGTGCTGGCGCTGATTGCGTGGATTGTGTATGAAACACGCAGCGCCTCAACCAATGCGCTAACGGCCACCGAGGCCACGCAGCTCATTAACCGTGAAGATGCCGTTGTAGTGGATATCCGTGAAAGTAAAGACTTCAAAACGGGGCATATCGCCGGTGCGCGCAATATTCCCCAGAGCAGCCTTGATAGCCGCATGAATGAGCTTAATAAAGTGAAAGACAAGCCGGTCATTGTGGTGTGTAAACACGGACAAAGCTCAGGTGCTGCCCAGGCGAAGCTTGCCAAGGCAGGTTTTGAACGCGCCTTTAAATTAAAAGGCGGCATGGCGCAGTGGCAGGCCGATGGCCTTCCAGTGGTTAAAAAATAGGTCTAGCTAGACACGCACTTCATTTATTGCATCAACGATTGAATTGACGATTGCATCAACAACGAGGAGTTCTCCCATGGCGGAAGATAACAACACCCCGCAGGCTGGCGCGCAAGCCGACGACAAACCGCAGCTCAAATTTTCGCTGCAACGCATTTACGTAAAAGATATTTCGTTTGAAGCGCCCAATTCGCCGTCGGTGTTCAAGGACGCATTCAAGCCCAAGGTCAACCTCGACCTCAATACCAGCAGCACTAAAATTGCCGATGATCAGTACGAAGTGGTCGTTAAAGTGACGGCGCAGGTTAACGATAAAGAAACTGGCACGACTTCCTTTTTGGCGGAAGTTGAGCAGGCAGGCCTGTTCCGCATTGCCGGTATCGAAGGTGCCCAGCTTGATCAAACCCTGGGGGCTTTCTGCCCAAACCTGCTGTTCCCCTATGCCCGTGAATGCGTGGATAACCTGGTCAACCGTGGTGGCTTCCCGCCGCTGATGCTGGCGCCGGTAAATTTTGAAGCGATGTACGCACAGCGCAAGCAACGCGAGAAACAACAAGCCGACCAGGCTGAAGAGAATACGCACTAAGCGATGTTGGCTGCCGACTGGTTCGCCCGGCATGGGAAAATGCCGCGCCTTTATGTCCCCGGGGTGTTTCGCCCAGGCGATGAGGTGGTGCTGCCGGAAGGCCCCGCGCGGCATGTGACGCGGGTGCTGCGGTTGGGCGAAGGCTCGCCCCTGGTACTGTTCGATGGGCATGGCCAGGAGGCGGGTGTGCGCCTTATCGCCGTAGGCCGCAAGCAGGCAACGGTGTGTGTTGAGGCGGTTTGGCCGGGTAATGGCGAATCGCCGCTGGCCGTGCACTTAGGCCAGGCGATATCCAAAGGCGACCGAATGGACTATGCCATTCAGAAAACCGTCGAACTTGGCGTGTCGGCCATTACGCCGCTGTATACCGAGCGGGGCGAT
This window of the Halomonas sp. SH5A2 genome carries:
- a CDS encoding rhodanese-like domain-containing protein is translated as MIDQLFEFVMNHPLLVGAFVLALIAWIVYETRSASTNALTATEATQLINREDAVVVDIRESKDFKTGHIAGARNIPQSSLDSRMNELNKVKDKPVIVVCKHGQSSGAAQAKLAKAGFERAFKLKGGMAQWQADGLPVVKK
- a CDS encoding 16S rRNA (uracil(1498)-N(3))-methyltransferase yields the protein MLAADWFARHGKMPRLYVPGVFRPGDEVVLPEGPARHVTRVLRLGEGSPLVLFDGHGQEAGVRLIAVGRKQATVCVEAVWPGNGESPLAVHLGQAISKGDRMDYAIQKTVELGVSAITPLYTERGDVRLKSDREAKKLAHWQAVAASACEQSGRAFVPPVNPPITLKAWLEARQEPLRLMLHLATGHAFDRQDRPTSAALLIGPEGGLSESDIDAAQNAAFTPLTLGPRVLRTETAPVVALTLLQHYFGDL
- the gpmI gene encoding 2,3-bisphosphoglycerate-independent phosphoglycerate mutase — translated: MDTASTPRPVALIILDGYGHNPDSAHNAVAAANTPVMDKLWADRPHAFVHTDGRHVGLPDGQMGNSEVGHMNLGAGRIVYQDFTRITKAIEDGDLDTIEVLTQPIDEAVANGRPVHLLGLLSPGGVHSHEDHFIAMAELAARRGAQRIYVHAFLDGRDMPPQSALRSIERANARLAELVGADNGFVASIIGRFYAMDRDNRWERVEQAYRLLTDGHADYYATSAETALRDAYERGETDEFVAASSVPLGDGYNDQAITLQDGDAAIFLNFRSDRARELTRALVEPDFNGFERRACPKLAGDGLVMMTQYAADIPAPAAFPPSDLNDTLGEVVAQRGLKQLRIAETEKYPHVTFFFSGGNEAEYEGEERILVPSPRDVKTYDEKPEMSAVEITDKLVEAIDSGRFDLMVCNYANGDMVGHTGDFDAAVKAIETVDTCAGRVVEAIERAGGACLITADHGNAEQMVHPETGAPQTAHTTFMVPLVYVGERSGTLEDGRLCDLAPTLLRMMNQEVPQAMTGHPLITFG
- the secB gene encoding protein-export chaperone SecB, which codes for MAEDNNTPQAGAQADDKPQLKFSLQRIYVKDISFEAPNSPSVFKDAFKPKVNLDLNTSSTKIADDQYEVVVKVTAQVNDKETGTTSFLAEVEQAGLFRIAGIEGAQLDQTLGAFCPNLLFPYARECVDNLVNRGGFPPLMLAPVNFEAMYAQRKQREKQQADQAEENTH